The Panthera leo isolate Ple1 chromosome D1, P.leo_Ple1_pat1.1, whole genome shotgun sequence region GAGGTGTGAGGTGgtccaggagcctgcttggagctGGGCCTCCTCTCCTGTCTTCACTCAGGGGAGGCTTGGGAGCGGTGATGGTGTAATTCAGGGCCAGCAGCCGAGGTCTCGGAGTGCTGGGCAGACGGCAAAGAAGGACCGGAGACCCAAGGTCCGGAACAAGAAAGGGCATAGCCCTGCTGAGGCTGAAGAGTAAGCAGCTGTGCGACCGGCCGGGTGGGATGTTGGGTGTCAGGCCCCATGGGGGGGGCCGGCATCCTGACCTTGACCCCTGCTCcctgtcctttccttcctcagTCTCATCCCTTCTGCTCCTCGGAaaccctcctttcccttccagtGGGCCTGGGAGAGCTTCCTCACTGATGGTCGGGCCCTGCTTCAGCCCGGCCACCAAGCCCCGCCCTTGCCCCGAGCCGTCACCCAGCACAAGGCCAGGCTCAAGTCCACAGCCACCCTCCCAGATGCCCACGGCTTCTGCTGGAAGACAGAGGTGCCAAACCTGGAGAGGAGCCAGCGGCTCAGGGCCTGGGACGGCATCCCTACCCCTTCTGGCAAAGGGGGGAGCCAGGAACTGGAGGCCCCCAGTGAGTGTGACCTCCAGCCACCTGGGAAGAGGTCAGGCTCAGGATCAGAGTCTGAGGAGGGCGCTGAGCCGGAAGCCCTGGGTGCTGAGGAGGTCGAGAGGGGTATGAGCCCTGGAGAAATGTCCCAGCTCCTCAAGAGGGGGTCGATCTGGGAAGAGGAGCGGTTTGCAGGGGTGACGGAGGAAGCTGAGGAGGGGGAGCACAGGGCCCCCCATAGAAGGAGGGCTGGTTcgcagagaaaggggcagaactCTGGCAAGGAGGCCTTGGATGAGGGTGACCTACAGCGCAAGGCGAGCAGCTCCAACCTTCGAGGGCCGCAGACGAGGAAGTCAAGGGCCAAGGAGCTGGAGAAGCTGCAGAGGCAGTTACAGCAAGAGTTGGACTGCGGTGAGTGTGGACTTCAACGTTTGGGTCCCCCAGGAAACTACACAGCGGGGAGACAGGTTGGGGAGCCAGCACCCTGGGCCAGGAGTTCAGACAGGGCTGTGCTGTGCTCCACATACTAGGCAGGATCACCCGATGGGCTGGGAGGGGGGCTACTCTCTAACTTGTCCCGTTGTGGACAGGCCCTGAAAAGCAGCCCTGGAAGGCTTTGCGGGCTGCTGTGCAGGCCTCCAACCGGAGTGGGAAGACCTATGCCTTGGGAGATGAAGAGACTTTCCAGTTTACCAACTTTCCTAACCGTACCTTCCACAAACGACAGGAGGCCACCAGGTAAGgtggaagaaaaaggaggatgggaagaaaggacaggaagTAGAGAAGGAGCCAGTTCTCTAGAGACGTTGAATCATTCATcatctcattcattccttcatttatccattctccaaTCTTCTGATCATCCAATCTTCTATggatctatccacccacccacctgtcctccctcccatccatccatccacccacccatcctctctcccatccatccatccatccaccccccacccgtcctccctcccatccatcccacccatccatccatctctgccTTCTTGGCCAGCTATCTATCGATACAAGctacttttcattcatttcccatCTTCTATCCATCAATTAATCTATTAACTAAGTGATTAATGCAACATATATTGAGTATCTACTCATGGGTCCTCAGGATGTAAAGATAAAAAGACTTGGTCCTAGCCCTAAGAAGCTCAAGGTCTGTTGGAAAAGGAGACGGATGGGCAAGACAGCAATGAGGGCAGTAGAGTTAGACAATCGCTATACTTGGGGCTTAAACAAAAGACACTGGAACAGAGGGGGAAAGCCTGGAAAGGGGGCACCTTTGCATTGTCTAGGTGAGGGATGATAAGGGCATAAACCAGGTGGTCATGTGAATGGAGACAGGGGGGATCCATTTAAGAGATATTTGGGGGCTGGCTCAGCAGGTCTTGGTGACTGGTTAGAAGTGGCAGGTGAGAATCCACTCAGCACTCTAATAGCACCCTCCAATTCTTACTGTCATCCCCTGCTTGCTTCCCATGCTTCCCAGTTTGCTTAGGACAAAGCCCAGATTTCTTGGTAAGGAGCCTCCTGTCTCCCATGCCAGCCAGTCAGAGTGCTAGAATGCCCcatgctctccctcccttctctaccGGGACTGCCCCTCTTCCTCATTCACCTAGGTAACTCGGATGCATCTTTCAACTTGCAAGTCAGGCGCCCTCTAGGAAGCTCTTCCCTGTGCTTGCCTCCACCATAGCTTTTGCCACGCGGCATTGCATTGGGGTCCCGGGGTACCTGTCTATCCCCGTGTACagagctccctgaggacaggtaCCAGATCTTATTGATCATGGCCTCTCTGGTGCCCCTACACAGGACCTGGCACCagctggtgctcaataaatacgtgCTGAGTGAGTGACCGCATCTTCCCTTTTATTAGTCCAACCATGATTGAATTATGCACGAAGTCACCAACACTGAGTTTCTAGTTAGGTTAAGAactgtcctaggtgctggggAGACACTGGTGGTGAAGAGGAGAGATAAGGAACCCTGCTCTCATGAGGCTTACATTCTCCTTGGGAAGAAGGataattaataaagaaatgaacaagatGTATAGCTAGAGGCAGAAGGGGTGGTCAGggactctccttctctctcacttttgAACAAGGACCCAATCGACAAGAAGGAACTGGCCATAAGAGCTAGGGGAAGAATGTTCCACATGGATCTCGATGTTGTCTATTCAACCGTCCACACCATTCATCCATCCGGTCATCCACCCATTGATCCCATCAccaatttgtttctgtttcccatccattcatctatctgtcTGTCCCTCAAACCCAAAGGCATTAACCTAGTTCCTGCCAGAGATGGGGGTCAGAGAGAACCAGAgctggcccctgccctcaaggagagCTGCTCTGCAAGGGGAGGTTAGCAATACACGCGGGGTCACAGGTGCACCAAGCCCCACAGGGCTGAGGATGTCCACCGTTGGGGCATACAGCTGGCTGGAGCGGGACGAGGCCTCCAGGAAGAGTAGCGAAAGGCCCCGAGGCGGGCCAGATGCGGCCCTCATCACGGCACACTTCCAAGACGAACGCCATTCCCCGGGCCTTTGGCTCTCTGGGCTCCTGCGatccctccctcagccccccacacccctctgcctgctcctggTCTCCATGAGACTGCTGCTCCCCCCAGACTTCTCccaccttcttctttccctcccccctcccaagaAGCCTGTTGCAGGCCTGGGAgcggcagcagcaggaggagttGCAGCGGGCCGAGCTGCGGAGGGCCCGGGAGCAGCGGGTACAGCAGCAGGTGGCTCGCTGCCTGGCGGCCTATGCGCCCGGAGGGAGCCGGGGGCCGGGCGCCACCCAGTGCAAGCTAGAGGAGCTGAGGTAGGAAGCCTGTCGCCGGg contains the following coding sequences:
- the LOC122200863 gene encoding testis-specific protein 10-interacting protein isoform X2, yielding MGQDTNMRNTHQQLIRTTSGRPGRDTWLQAPVTTTGLLKFLSDIPQAEQGRLGSGDGVIQGQQPRSRSAGQTAKKDRRPKVRNKKGHSPAEAEDLIPSAPRKPSFPFQWAWESFLTDGRALLQPGHQAPPLPRAVTQHKARLKSTATLPDAHGFCWKTEVPNLERSQRLRAWDGIPTPSGKGGSQELEAPSECDLQPPGKRSGSGSESEEGAEPEALGAEEVERGMSPGEMSQLLKRGSIWEEERFAGVTEEAEEGEHRAPHRRRAGSQRKGQNSGKEALDEGDLQRKASSSNLRGPQTRKSRAKELEKLQRQLQQELDCGPEKQPWKALRAAVQASNRSGKTYALGDEETFQFTNFPNRTFHKRQEATSLLQAWERQQQEELQRAELRRAREQRVQQQVARCLAAYAPGGSRGPGATQCKLEELRRQERQRFAQYQAELQGIQHRVQARPYLFQQAMQANARLTVTRRFSQVLSALGLDEEQLLAEAGKGNTEGASGKPRSHRSMGVRMEHSSESPPKAEPTGSQPNRHSTPSPD
- the LOC122200863 gene encoding testis-specific protein 10-interacting protein isoform X1, with translation MGQDTNMRNTHQQLIRTTSGRPGRDTWLQAPVTTTGLLKFLSDIPQAEQGRLGSGDGVIQGQQPRSRSAGQTAKKDRRPKVRNKKGHSPAEAEDLIPSAPRKPSFPFQWAWESFLTDGRALLQPGHQAPPLPRAVTQHKARLKSTATLPDAHGFCWKTEVPNLERSQRLRAWDGIPTPSGKGGSQELEAPSECDLQPPGKRSGSGSESEEGAEPEALGAEEVERGMSPGEMSQLLKRGSIWEEERFAGVTEEAEEGEHRAPHRRRAGSQRKGQNSGKEALDEGDLQRKASSSNLRGPQTRKSRAKELEKLQRQLQQELDCGPEKQPWKALRAAVQASNRSGKTYALGDEETFQFTNFPNRTFHKRQEATRSLLQAWERQQQEELQRAELRRAREQRVQQQVARCLAAYAPGGSRGPGATQCKLEELRRQERQRFAQYQAELQGIQHRVQARPYLFQQAMQANARLTVTRRFSQVLSALGLDEEQLLAEAGKGNTEGASGKPRSHRSMGVRMEHSSESPPKAEPTGSQPNRHSTPSPD
- the LOC122200863 gene encoding testis-specific protein 10-interacting protein isoform X4, which codes for MGQDTNMRNTHQQLIRTTSGRPGRDTWLQAPVTTTGLLKFLSDIPQAEQGRLGSGDGVIQGQQPRSRSAGQTAKKDRRPKVRNKKGHSPAEAEDLIPSAPRKPSFPFQWAWESFLTDGRALLQPGHQAPPLPRAVTQHKARLKSTATLPDAHGFCWKTEVPNLERSQRLRAWDGIPTPSGKGGSQELEAPSECDLQPPGKRSGSGSESEEGAEPEALGAEEVERGMSPGEMSQLLKRGSIWEEERFAGVTEEAEEGEHRAPHRRRAGSQRKGQNSGKEALDEGDLQRKASSSNLRGPQTRKSRAKELEKLQRQLQQELDCGPEKQPWKALRAAVQASNRSGKTYALGDEETFQFTNFPNRTFHKRQEATRSLLQAWERQQQEELQRAELRRAREQRVQQQVARCLAAYAPGGSRGPGATQCKLEELRPMPGSR
- the LOC122200863 gene encoding testis-specific protein 10-interacting protein isoform X3, producing the protein MGQDTNMRNTHQQLIRTTSGRPGRDTWLQAPVTTTGLLKFLSDIPQAEQGRLGSGDGVIQGQQPRSRSAGQTAKKDRRPKVRNKKGHSPAEAEDLIPSAPRKPSFPFQWAWESFLTDGRALLQPGHQAPPLPRAVTQHKARLKSTATLPDAHGFCWKTEVPNLERSQRLRAWDGIPTPSGKGGSQELEAPSECDLQPPGKRSGSGSESEEGAEPEALGAEEVERGMSPGEMSQLLKRGSIWEEERFAGVTEEAEEGEHRAPHRRRAGSQRKGQNSGKEALDEGDLQRKASSSNLRGPQTRKSRAKELEKLQRQLQQELDCGPEKQPWKALRAAVQASNRSGKTYALGDEETFQFTNFPNRTFHKRQEATRSLLQAWERQQQEELQRAELRRAREQRVQQQVARCLAAYAPGGSRGPGATQCKLEELRRQERQRFAQYQAELQGIQHRVQARPYLFQQAMQVRPSPWTSISLPESSASHWLSA